Below is a genomic region from Ostrea edulis chromosome 10, xbOstEdul1.1, whole genome shotgun sequence.
aGCGACAATATGtggtctacagacagacagactgaccgAGTGACAATATATGGTCTACAGACAGACTGACCGAGCAACAATGTgttgacagacagacaaacagacagaccgAGTGACAATATGTGGTCTACAGACAGACCGAGCGACAATATGTGGTCTACAGACAGATTGACCAAGCAGCAATATGCCCTTCTTCTGTGGAAGACAAATTGTCATTTTGATGTCTCTAACAACCTCAAACCTACATAAAACTCCAGCTCATATGTATTCATACTTATGCAGATTTCATTCACACCTACCTAAAAACAGTCCAGCTTATGtttctttattatatttacattcactgaatcttttctctcttatttcttttgaaattgacattgctttcatcatacaatgaatacatgtttgttgcaaactagttcgatccagtttttagtaccacctgtctccGTAATCATtgccaaatatggagcgtcatcaaggtcaaaagggtgcattggctgttccgtttaatgtaacaaatgggtcaaccatatgtcAATATCTTTGAACATAATTCaggtcatattttaaaaaaatatataaaaatataaataatgaaatatctttctttgttgtttcatcggatGATGAAGGCAGCAATCATTGTAAAAAATATGTGCATAACCCGCATAAGTGGGCTATGCACTTTTTCTGCACTGCTAGCTACATGTACCTTCATCCcctgatgaaacaacaaagaaagcatttattgtttaaatatgcAGATTTCATTCAAATCTACCTAAAAAAAAGTCCAGCTTATGTGTATTCATAACCTAAATATGCAGATTTCATTCAAATCTACCTAAAAAAAAGTCCAGCTTATGTGTATTCATAACCTAAATATGCAGATTTCATTCAAATCTACCTAAAAAAAACTCCAACTTATGTGTATTCATAAACTATATAATTATGCAGATTTCATTCAAATCTACCTAAAAAAGTCCAGCTTATGTGTATTCATAAACTAAATATGCAGATTTCATTCAAAAACCTACCTGAAGTCCAGCTCATGTTTATTAATGAGCTCATTATCCAAGTTCCACTTTGTCCGGAGTTGTCTTTCTTCTCGTGCCTTTGCTTTGTCCTCtttctttatttgtttatttttacgcTTCATTCGGTCAATGTCTGCGAAGGTCATGCGATACTGCGGGCCAATCAGAACACGATCTTGATGGGCGGAGTTCACGATgacgttgttgttgttgatgtaCTGCTTCGGCTCCGAACTTCTGTTGCTGTCCGCCGAACTCTGGATCATACAAATTGAATGGAAAAGGAAGATTTTACCATATACTTTTACTCTTTTCAATCACATGTTCAGTTTGTGTCATCAGGTTCTAAAGATAATGGAAGTAGATtattgacaggggatgcttactcctcctaggcaactgatcccaactctggtgtgtccaggggtccgtgtttgcccaactatctattttgtattgcttgtaggagttatgagattgatcactttttgttatcttcacctttcattatgcaGAAATTATTCCATTGTTGTTCCAAAAACTTGAATATCCCCCTTCCAAAAAACTTAGATATTCTCTTCCAAAAAACTTGAATACCCCATTTCAAAAATTTTAGTCCACccatttcaaaaacttgaatATCCCCCTTCCAAAACCTGAACACCCTGTTTCCAAGAAACTTGAATATCTCCCTTCCAAAAAACTTAAATACACCCCACTCCTTCTAAAAAACTGAATATCCCAAAAATGTagaaactagagattgttttcatgaaaaaaacaaatgtctccccagctccccaaattggaagtgttCTAAATGAAATCTcttccccttaatgtactgcatggtacggagaagaaagcatgagcaggaacatagacattatgaattccgataagccacataggagaagtgttcacaaactattttacaacCCCCagccctcagatccactataactttaaggacaacaattggatcctcctgtccctgcaaaatgcacatctgcaaatggcatggaaatattgtacaaaatgtcaagtctatcggataagccatataggagaagtcttcacaagctattttacatcatccacccctcttagatccacttaACTTATAGAAAAAtgattggatcctcctgtcccaacaaAATGCACATCTAacaatggcaatgaagcattgtacaaagtttcaaatctatctgataagccatataggaaaagtgttcacaagctatttacatcctccacccctcttagatccacttaACTTATAGGAAAATGATTGGATCCTCCCATCCTAccaatatgcatatctacaaatggtaatgaagcattgaacaaagtttcaaatctatcagataagccatataggaggaaaagcattcataagctattttacatccacCCCTCCACCCCTCtaagatccactataacttttaggaaaataattggatcctcctgtcctgacagtatgcacatctataaatgcaatgaagcattgtatcaagtttcaagtctatccaacaagtcatataggaggagaagcgttcacaagattttgtaacACACAAACGGACGGACGAACAGAATGTACAAAAACGATATGtatccccctgaaagaggggagacataattctCTGATAGCCTCCTTCCTCACCTTTCTACTACCACTAAGACTGGAATCTTTAGTGTcatcttcctcctcctcctcctcctcctcatcaCTCATATCATCTAGAGGACTACCAAATTCGCCCACATCGCTTTTGTCATCGACATCATCGATCTCCAGAATCTGACTCCCTTTCGACCTCTCTCGTTGTACCTTTGACATGCGATACTGGATCTCGTGAAATTGACGGTCAGTGTGTTTCCATCCGGTGGGGAGACGTGGGCGGAACTTGACCTCCTTCACCCGAATGACGTCCACGAATGGAAAATCAAACTGATTGAAAATTAAACGAGAAAAGTTTTAGAAACATGTGGCAATATTCTTGATATTGAAAagaatgaactttaaatttaggATATGATTGTAATGTTAGTAAACAAAATGAATTCGTGAAACGCTGATCATGCAATGCCCCCGTATTAGGATATATGTAACGTTAGTGaacaaaataaatttgtgaAACGCTGATGCCCCCGTATTTCGGAAATATGTAATGTCAGTGATGCCCCTGTATGACAATAGAGTAACTCTGTTATCTACATAAAGATCGTGTCACacagaatacacatgtgaaatatgaaagtcctggcattaatcataaaaaaaatatggcaaggttaaagtttttcaaaagtaggtcaacctccAAGGTAAAGATTACAAGGTTAAAAACTTTACTATAAAGAAAAGTCTTGTCAAGAGAAATACACATGtggaatatataaagaaaggtcttgtcaagagaaatacacatgtggaatatataaagaaaggtcttgtcaaaagaaatacacatgtggaatatataaagaaaggtcttgtcaagaGAAATACACATGTGGAATATATAGAGAGAGGTCTTGTCAAGAGAAATACACATGTggaatatgaaaaccctatcaacCAACTGACTGATTTACACACTGAACTACTAACAGGTGTAAGCCAATTATATCCCCTTTTTCCAAGTGGGGTgagggaggggggagggggcgaGGAGGGAGGGatgggaaggggagacatagAAACGATTTAAATGGCTACCtatatttcaaaacacaaaTGGAATCATTAATATCAGCAATATATCCCTTTGTCGTTTTACATTCTGTAGCCCAGCTGACAGTGAGTAACATATTGTTGCCCAGCTGACAGTGATGTTGTCCAGCTGACAGTGATGTCACCCAGCTGACAGTGAGTTAACATTTTGTTGTTGCCCAGCTGACAGTGATGTCGTCCAGCTGACAGTGAGTTAACATTTTGTTGTTGCCCAGCTGACAGTGAGTTAACATTTTGTTGTTGCACAGCTGACAGTGAGTAACATATTGTTGCCCAGCTGACAGTGATGTTGCCCAGCTGACAGTGATGTTGTCCAGCTGACAGTGTTGTTGCCCAGCTGACAGTGATGTCACCCAGCTGACAGTGAGTTAACATTTTGTTGTTGCACAGATGACAGTGAGTTAACAATTTGTTGTTGTACAGCTGACAGTGAGTTAACATTTAGTTGTTGCCCAGCTGACAGTGATGTTGCCCATCTGACAGTGAGTTAATATTTGACAGAGGTAATCGGTCTGTAGATCATGAGATTGAGTCTCGTAaggattatatttttttctggcGACCTTTCTATTCAttacaaactattttttttctcaaaatattactttgcgtatccttcacttttcatccataacTTCCAGTGTGTTACACATCCTTAACTTCCAGTGTGTTACACATCCATAACTTCCAGTGTGTTACACATCCTTAACTTCCAGTGTGTTACACATCCATAACTTCCAGTGTGTTACACATCCATAACTTCCAGTGTGTTACACATCCATAACTTCCAGTGTGTTACACATCCTTAACTTCCAGTGTGTTACACATCCATAACTTCCAGTGTGTTACACATCCTTAACTTCCAGTGTGTTACACATCCTTAACTTCCAGTGTGTTACACATCCTTAACTTCCAGTGTGTTACACATCCTTAACTTTAAGTGTGTTACACATCCTTAACTTCCAGTGTGTTACATATCCTTAACTTCCAGTGTGTTACACATCCTTAACTTTAAGTGTGTTACACATCCTTAACTTTAAGTGTGTTACACATCCTTAACTTCAAGTGTGTTACACATCCTTACCTACCATGTGTTACACATCCTTAATCAAATTTGCTCTTGtttcatcattttcaacatCGGTTAGGATAAGTTCAGGAAGGCCGAATCAATCCTGTAAACCACTTAAACATCTGGCAACAGCTCAAAGCTGAGTAAATTACCTCAGACCATCTCATCGTCATTAATCGAGCAACACTCTTaattagattttctttattCGTTTTTTCCCTTTCCTCCATCAAAATCTTTACCATTTCCTTTAGCGACCCACATGATTTTTCCCCCAAAAGATGACAAAAGTTGATCTGATGTAAAAAGGATCATACATATATTCTAATATGGATCTCTAGACAACAAGCCTTTCGATTGAATGTTTAAAATACCTGGTTTTTGCTGTTGCCATGGCGCTTCAGGAAGCGTACAAAGTCCTTCCTGTTTGTGTTTTTCACAAGCACGAGTTCCATATTCCCATCATTAAGATGAGAAAACTTGTGTAGTCCCTCTGGGGCTATTTCACTTCGTGCTGGGATGCAGAAAAGTCCGACCTGTAGGAATGAACCTTTACACACTTTCCACGGACTTTCATCCTTCGACAGATCTACAACAAGAAAACGGTGACAGTGGAAATACAATCTACACAGCAAATTATCTTTAGATTCAAATCACCAAACTAAATGCAGTATAATCATCCTTACACACAGACCTACATAATGTTGTAGGGCTACTGTCTCAACACTCTAATCATCCTTACACACAGACCTACATAATGTTGTAGGGCTACTGTCTCAACACTCTAATCATCCTAGACACAAACCTACATAATGTTGTAGGGCTACTGTCTCAACACTCTAATCATCCTTACACACAGACCTACATAATGTTGTAGGGCTACTGTCTCAACACTCTAATCATCCTTAGACACAGACCTACATAATGTTGTAGAGCTACAGTCTCAACACTCTAATCATCCTAACACACAGACCTACATAATGTTGTAGAGCTACTGTCACAACACTCTAATCATCCTAACACACAGACCTACATAATGTTGTAGAGCTACTGTCACAACACTCTAATCATCCTTAGACACAGACCTACATAATGTTGTAGAGCTACAGCCTCAACACTCTAATCATCCTAACACACAGACCTACATAATGTTGTAGAGCTACTGTCACAACACTCTAATCATCCTAACACACAGACCTACATAATGTTATGGGGCTACAGTCTCAACACTCTAATCATTCTTAGACACAGACCTATATAATGTTGTAGAGCTACTGTCTCAACACTCTAATCATCCTACCACACAGACCTACATAATGTTGTAGAGCTACAGTCTCAACACTCTAATCATCCTTACACACAGACCTAAATAATGTTGTAGAGCTACTGTTTCAACACTCTAATCATCCTTACACACAGACCTACATAATGTTGTAGAGCTACTGTCTCAACACTCTAATCATTCTTAAACACAGACCTACATAATGTTGTAGAGCTACAGTCTCAACACTCTAATCATCCTTACACACAGACCTACATAATGTTGTAGGGCTACTGTCTCAACACTCTAATCATCCTTAGACACAGAcctacacaatgttgtagagctACTGTCTTATCATCCTTACACACAGACCTACATAATGTTGTAAAGCTACAGTCTCAACAGTTTAATCATCCTTAAACACAGACTCATTAGCTATATGGATCATTACAGCTGGTAAAGATAACGAAGGTAAAACAATATAGAGTGTAAGTAAATTAGAGGTACACTCCCAACAGGAATTCTCATCTTGAAAAAGACTTACATCAAGAAATCAGTGAATGCTTTCTGTCTATTACAAAGTCTAAGAATCATAGCTTAAATTCACTGTATCCACCCACTTTACAATAGCAGATAGTCGTCTTCAATATTTCTCATCCGCAGACATTTAAATGGAAGTGAACGAATGCCTAAGATTAGGAGTGATATCTAACAAGAGTATCGCCAGTGGTACATAATACGCCATgtaaatcaaagttttgtataGAGTTGTCTCCCATTTGAAACGTGGTGTCatgcaaatttgaaatattttcttcttgAGTCAGGAGTAATTGGTACTACATCTTCACTTGATGATCGTAATTGAACTATGCACCCTGggaaaattttctaattttctgaCAATACCTTCacattaattcatattttactGAATGGAAACTTTAAGTAAATCATTAAGCAACTAGGATatcatatatattacatattgtacatatctTACTGAATGGATTATTTATTAAGTAAATCATTAATTAACTAGGATATATTGAGAGCATTAAGTCATCTACCTACAAATGTATCGCTATTATTGGAAGTATTGAGAGCATTAAATGGCTGTACGATACACTCCTCTTACCTACAAATGTATCGCTATTATTAGAAGTGTTGAGAGCATTAAATGGCTGCACGATACACTCCTCTTGTTCTTCCTCTTTAACTTCCTCCGTCCAACAAACATTACATCTgtgataaaaataaacaaataaataacgtcccattaaataaacaaattttcGTTTGTTTCATTTCTACATTGTTTTTAACGTCCCGTTACAGAAACaagatttcatttgttttatttctacgtttctttttttaaatatcccaTTCGGGAGTTTTTCACTCAGGTAAAGAAGTCACCAGATTTAGACGAAGTGCCACATATTTCGACCTATGCTGAAtgctcagggctgtagcagtgagggttctttatcagggccgtagcagtgagggttccttatcagggctgtagcagtgagggctctttaTCAGGGaggtagcagtgagggttctttatcagggccgtagcagtgagggttctttatcagggTCGTAACAGTGACAGTTCTttatcagggctgtagcagtgagggttctttatcagggctgtagcagtgagggttctttatcagggccgtagcagtgagggttctttatcagggccgtagcagtgagggctctttaTCAGGGCtgcagcagtgagggttctttatcagggctgtagcagtgagggttccttatcaggactgtagcagtgagggttctttatcagggccgtaacagtgaggtttctttatcagggctgtagcaatgagggttctttatcagggctgtagcagtgagggttccttaTCAGGGCTGTAACAGTGAGGTTTCTttatcagggctgtagcagtgagggttctttatcagggctgtagcagtgagagttctttatcaGGGCCGTAgcggtgagggttctttatcaggactgtagcagtaagggttctttatcatgccggTGCTTGTGTGATGAGACCCCCTGTTTTAAGGCTGAATCCATCATACCTAAAAGGTCTTTCCTTCTGATGCCAGACAATTGGTGAAGGAGCAGTCACTGATAATGTTATATGTCTTAGATGTATTTTTCCCCCTGTtgtaccccctccccccccccccccccccccccccatgaaaaatgacgatacatgtctggttattacatgtacattttgttttgcaacacatgcatgtatactaattgtatggtgcatgtagaattgcaccctttaccaagttttccttcatttacacagtgtaaggaatggtaaaccaaaatcacaaaacaaaatgcataaagaccaagatattttcaagcataggaacttcattcataatgtaaaacttatacggtaccaattttgatgcaccagatgcgcatttcaacaaataatgtcacttcagtgatgctcaaccgaaatctttgaaatccgaaataactatgaagttttagagctaaatatagccaaaaacagcgtgccaaaaaagtggagccaaattcgtccaaggataagagctatgcatgagggagataatccttaattttgaaatgaatctGATGCATTGTGTTAAATCAAGTGGATAAAGAACCTACACTGTTAAGTACAAAgaataggtctgaatttgtgtgGTTCTTCACTTACAGCTGGCGACATCTtgatataagtgaaaaattctccagggATGTAGATCatataaaaacaagatgtgttcgtgaaacactgatgccccctgattacaacaaagtggagATGTCAGACATCTTTTTTTTCCTTATCACTTCTAATAACTAATTCAATGATCAATGTCTCAAGTCAACAAATCTGGCATCGTTGAAAAGGTTTTCTCAAAGGAGATAAAAACAGAACCTCTTACGATTTGAAATATACAgcttatattcaaattttctaaaagtaggtcagaggtcaatgtaaaggtcaccaggtcaaagaCTTTGGTATCAATGGAAAGCtattgccacaaggaatacatattccaaatatgaaaggtctaccTTTTATgctgtaaaagatatgaccacaGTTACagtttttttgaaattttcaaaaaactagatcaaaggtcactatcagggtcaaaaggtcaacaAATCAAGTATTGCTGGAAATGTGTGAATGAATTatctaaaagtagatcaaatgtcaATATTAAGGTTaccacagacagatggacagaccaaacaacactttataaaatattcagTAGACAGAAAAGTCCAATCATCATTTAAAATTGATCCATTGTAAGAATTATCTGCAAATGAATCTTATGGGTTAAAATGTCCATTTACCATTCGAAATCCTTTACATAATCATAGACATCTTTTCATTTGGGAAAAATTTCCCCTAAATAATGTTAAGCCTTACCCTCTATAACACACAGTGGGCGGTTCATGTTTAGGTGGGTTTTCTGACGGAATATACTCAATGTCGCAGTCGTACGgtctgaaaatttcaaaattcacatcAATACTTCTACACTCAAGAATCATGCTTCATTCCTACATTCAGTACAATCAACAATTAGCCTCATAACTATGGAGACcaaaactttttaatttcattttatttccattgtttttacCTTCAATGTCTTTACCATTttaaatgatagccatttccttgtGAATGTCGACAATGTGGCATTATCATAATCAGGCAAACTAAATTTTAATCATAATCACTGACAGGCAAATTAAATTCTAAacttatttattaaaaaaattgttttgtgttttgaaaaaaaataaattaaacaatcaTATTAAATCAGTTATTTTAGAGTTAAACgcttagggctattccagcaaaaaaaatCTGGGGGGAGGGaaggcactttatttttaagacaaccacccatacaattaaattttcctctgctACCACCACCCCTACAATTATATTCCCCCCTGCCatcaccacccatacaaataaaattaaGAATTCAATACTGAAATCATCTGTATAACAAGATTTTCCTTTAAAGGTAGAGTTTAGTTTCAACAAGTTCATATTTGTCTTAATCCTATGTGCATACAACTATTTTCCAGATAAGCCAGAATTTGTGGTGATTTATATGAACAAATTACCcgaatttaaatgaattttgactacattaatgtgaataaatattcaaatgttgatattgtaATTTGTGATCCATTCTCAAGCCAAACTAAACCTGTAATGTCATCCTAAGTATGTTGATTTTAATCGTTAACAGAGAATCATACCAAATTATTACACTACCGTAGTGGTCTAGTGTTTAGCATTTGGTCTTCTAGCAGTGTTGTAGGTTCGAACCTTGCCCTTGACATAGGCCTATGTGTTATAACAGGTTGTACATGTTGGTGTTTCAGACACGTGTGGCACATCACAACATTCCGAGAAAATTCgggtatttttaatttttttttacatgaatgcAGATATCATTATTACCTTGAAAGACCTGACATTAATTGCCAAAGTCATTGGCTGATAAAAATGTGGAAACACGTTTCGGTGGGCTTATGGCTGCAACTTCTTTCTTAACTCGTATATAATTTTCTTCTCATTCCCTTCCAGGTTGGCTAAAAATATCACTTAATAGATCATATCTGGAGATGATGTTACTCCTAATCATGTCACTCCAACAGAAAACATTTcgttttcatttattcatttattattgttGTCATTTCTACACGAACTgaaacatttactttcaatagAGTTATCTGCCtatttatcaatcttttttcGTACGTAATATACAATGTAGGATGGCTCGACTTTTCTTCCTcttctttcaaaataaatgaaatgcaacaTGATACAGACTCTGCAATGtcttcatttttatcataattcactAGCACCCATATTTTTTTAACCTAGAAAacaaccacccatacaaatacattttcccAACTCACCATTACCCATACAAATACACTTTTCCAAATCATCACCACccattcaaaacaatattaactgacccccccccccccacccccatatgtttttttgctggaatagtaataataataatgattttcttcttcttattttaTCTAGAGTTAAACGCTTACTTGAGTTTTTTCTTAGAGGCAGCTTTAAAAATGGAAGCATCGATGCTTTTAGGCAGAAGATTGTTTCTGAAGTTGTTGGCGTATCGGAGTGCGTTTGCACCAAAGCCATACTGACAGGCAAAATTCCACTGAATAAGCTTGTCATCACTGAAGATTGAGCACACATCCACCGGTACACTGTAACCTGTAAAATGTATCAGACAATATGAATAAGCCTGTCATCACTGAAGATTGAGCACACATCCACCGGTACACTGTAACCTGCAAAATGTATCAGACAATGTGAATAAGCATGTCATCACTGAAGATTGAGCACACATCCACCGGTACACTGTAATCTGTAAAATGTATCAGACAATGTGAATAAGCTTGTCATCACTGAAGATTGAGCACACATCCACCGGTACACTGTAACCTGCAAAATGTATCAGTCAATGTGATTGGCTGAATTCATGGATCATAATGTAACAGTGCAAGTGATTAACTGAGTTGTAGTAACAGTGCCTCTGATTggctgaaattaaaaaataactcTTACAGTTGGCTGAAATCATGTGAAAGTGCTTGAGATCAGCTTAATTCAAGTACTAAATGCTGAACTTGTGATTGGTCATATTGAAATGTTAGTTTTTGTGATGAACTGAATTCAATGAATACATGGGTTACCTGTGACTATTAAAAGTACTAGTGATTAAAAGTACTGGTGGTTAAAAGTACTGGTGGTTAAAAGTACTGGTGGTTAAAAGTACTGGTGATTAAAAGTACTGGTgattaaaagtacatgtactggtgGTTGGTTCAATTTATCACCAGTACTTGTGATCATTGTCAGAATTCAATCAAACGTAGTGATGGTCTACATAATTAAATCAAACGTAGTGACGATCTACAGAATTCAATCAAACGTAGTGATGGTCTACAGAATTAAATCAAACGTCGTGATGATCTACAGAATTAAATCAAACGTAGTGACGATCTACAGAATTCAATCAATATTTCGCAGAACAGTGTAAACAGCATGAAATTTGTATTGTGGAGTCAAACACTGTTACAGCACGCACTTATGATAAATTCACACTTAaagcaaagtgattttcattacctgtagttttaaaagaaatcacATATTTACTGGATATAAACACATCCATTTATAGCAAATCGAAATTGATTGACCACTGCACTTTGTTATAAAGCATGGTTTGCTGAATTTGAAAATCTAGATTTGTGACAGCATTGGTTTCGAGAATCGAAATTGATCCCCCTAGTAACGAATAGCCTATCGTGACTGGCAACTCAACAACTTATTGCATGCAAAGATAACTCACCCAGTAAAATGTAAAGAACAGCTGTGATGGGGTCCGCCAAACCAATAACAGAACGAGCAATTTGATTGGTAGTTCCTATGAAAACAGAAAACATTTCATCTGGTTATAAGCAAGCTTGATGCTGAGCATGAGGTTCTGATGACTTctcatttcaaatttcatttctggGTGTCCATGTTGATCTACCAGTAACATTTGACCTTTGTTCAAGTTCATGACACAACATTCTGCTGTAAGCAACTCTGTGCTAAAATGTGATTTTGATGTCTCTCCATTGCGAAGTTTAATGTGACcttgacaattttttaattttccagtgaccttgacaaaATGAACTTGAGTTATGGCAGTGACAAGTACAAACTTCTAATCTATCTCCATTACAAAAACCTGACCTgg
It encodes:
- the LOC125666237 gene encoding ceramide kinase-like protein, whose amino-acid sequence is MVDYTYDVDGNPVRRVQDCYEDAFCDYEDLVNPFVLKGDGFDVTLSMARGMLSWTSVSPKVKKSKFPMPGTATLSKGTVDLPLKDIYGVTIKRKRAKGQLEGEGLCQGFSVYTYYEFGPNCWRDLTLDFEHPSESLCNKYYDRISEFIKDFPGRPHSLKFFMQTHAGGRTGSQLYRNKILPMLKAANLSVDFLEIQHSEHVKQEMVHINIDDYDCMVAMGGDGTASKVVSGLLMATQNRNEVEIRQGFTPVRPTMPVGIIPTGTTNQIARSVIGLADPITAVLYILLGYSVPVDVCSIFSDDKLIQWNFACQYGFGANALRYANNFRNNLLPKSIDASIFKAASKKKLKPYDCDIEYIPSENPPKHEPPTVCYRGCNVCWTEEVKEEEQEECIVQPFNALNTSNNSDTFVDLSKDESPWKVCKGSFLQVGLFCIPARSEIAPEGLHKFSHLNDGNMELVLVKNTNRKDFVRFLKRHGNSKNQFDFPFVDVIRVKEVKFRPRLPTGWKHTDRQFHEIQYRMSKVQRERSKGSQILEIDDVDDKSDVGEFGSPLDDMSDEEEEEEEEDDTKDSSLSGSRKSSADSNRSSEPKQYINNNNVIVNSAHQDRVLIGPQYRMTFADIDRMKRKNKQIKKEDKAKAREERQLRTKWNLDNELINKHELDFRVHHGLISLYGRGVTPNSVFQEYGCLPIAR